The following nucleotide sequence is from uncultured Methanobrevibacter sp..
CACTTTTTTTTATTTTTTTAGATGTTAAATTATCATGATTTATCATTAAATTTATAAGGCATATTTGACATAAATAGATTATTATATTAAATGGATGGGGAGAAGATCATGTTAACATCTGTTCAAAAAGAAATATTACAAACCCTGATTAACTTATATCAATCCTCAAATGGTAAGTCTATTAAGGGTGAAGACATTGCGGAAGTTATGAATAGAAATCCGGGAACTATCCGTAATCAAATGCAAGCTTTAAGGAGTTTAAGTTTAGTTAAAGGGGTACCGGGCCCTCGTGGAGGATATAAACCTACTATTGAAGCATATCATTCATTAAACATTTCAGTCTCAGATGATGATTCATATGTGCCGATTTATAAAAACGGTAAAAGAATCGAGGATGTTTCTGTTGCTAAAATCGAATTCACCAGTATCCCTCAACCTACTGAGTGTGAAGCAGCCATTAAGGTTTTAGGAAGTATCAAGGACTTGAATTTAGGTGATGAGGTTAGAATAGGTCCTACTCCAGTTAACAATTTGGGAGTAATGGGCACTATTGTAGGTAGGGACGATATGGACAATATCCTTTTGGTAGATACCAAAACTATAAGAAGTATTCCAAAACAGACTGTGGGAGACATTGCAAGCCGTGATGTAATCTCATTTTCAATGGACTGTTCCGTTAAGGAAGCTGCTCGGAAATTGGCCAAACTGGAAATTGATGGTGCTCCAGTTATGAAAGATGGAAAAATTGTAGGAGTATTTACCTTAACCGATCTGGTCAATGCGATAGCTGAAGATAAGGAAAATGAAACTGTTGGAGAGCTGATGTCAACTAATGTCGTCATTGTAAATGAGGATTTAAAGATAGCCAATGCAATTGAGGTAATGCTTAAAAAATCAATTTCAAGACTTATTATAGCAGACAACAATCAAACATTACTTGGAATTGTAACAAGAACAGATTTAATTGACAGCATAACAAATT
It contains:
- a CDS encoding CBS domain-containing protein, with the translated sequence MLTSVQKEILQTLINLYQSSNGKSIKGEDIAEVMNRNPGTIRNQMQALRSLSLVKGVPGPRGGYKPTIEAYHSLNISVSDDDSYVPIYKNGKRIEDVSVAKIEFTSIPQPTECEAAIKVLGSIKDLNLGDEVRIGPTPVNNLGVMGTIVGRDDMDNILLVDTKTIRSIPKQTVGDIASRDVISFSMDCSVKEAARKLAKLEIDGAPVMKDGKIVGVFTLTDLVNAIAEDKENETVGELMSTNVVIVNEDLKIANAIEVMLKKSISRLIIADNNQTLLGIVTRTDLIDSITNLKQFPIITK